The Deltaproteobacteria bacterium RIFCSPHIGHO2_02_FULL_44_16 nucleotide sequence TCTAAACTTTGAGGAGAAATTTGTGCGGTGCAACCGGTCGCGATGACAAGCGCCAGAGGATTTTGTCGATGCGCACGACGAAGCGCTTGACGACCTTGATGATCCGCATGCGCTGTCACCGTACACGTATTCACCACATAGGCATCTGCTTCCGATGAAAAAGGAACAATCTGAAAACCGAGACGTTCACATATAACTTGAAGCTGCTGCGTATCAAAAAAATTCGCTTTGCAGCCCAGCGTTTCAAAAGCCACTCGCGGCTTTTTCATTGAATCCATCCTCCACCTAAAACTTCATCCCCATCGTAAATAACGGCCGCTTGTCCCGGAGTAATCGCACATTGGGGATCTTCAAATCGGACCGAAATCGAACGTTCTCCCGTAGGAGTGATGAAAGCTTTTGCCGGAGGATGTTGCGAGCGAATTCTGACGTGAACGGGACGTTCAAAATATTGTTCTTCACCCATCTGTTTCTCTTTCTGCCAACAGACCCAATGAAGGCCTCGAACTTCCATCTCTCTTCGCATGACATTGCTTTTAGTTCCAAGCACCACTTCATTTTGTTGTGCGCGAATTTCGACCACAAACATTCGCTCTCCGCGACTGATCCCTAATCCTCTCCGTTGCCCAACGGTGTAAGCGTGAATACCCGCGTGTTTCCCCAGAATATTTCCTTGGAGATCGACAAAATTTCCTTCACCCTGAAGAAGATGCGCACCGTTTTGCTCAACGAAAGCCACATAATCGTCGTCGGGAACAAAACAGATTTCCTGACTTTCCGGTTTATCCTGAGTGATAAATCCTTGCTCGCGCGCAATCCGACGAACATCCTGTTTCGTGAGATCTCCCAAAGGAAACGCGAGATGTTTGAGTTCATCTTGCGTCAGTTGAAACAAATAATAACTTTGATCTTTCGCATCATCCGAGCCACGAAAAAGACGATACGCTCCACTCCGATCAAGACTCACACGAGCATAATGTCCCGTTGCAATCACCTTTGCATCTCGTGCACGCATATCTTCAAAAAATGCAGAGAATTTCAGTTCAGCATTGCAACTCGTACAAGGGATTGGCGTTCTCCCTCGCGCATATGAAGCAATAAATGGTTGAATCACTTTTTGTTGAAACTCACGGCGATAATCGAGCGTGTAGTGCGGAATGCCAAGCGTGGTACAGACATCGCGCGCATCGGAACGATCAGATGCGGAACAACAACTTTTCCCTGTGGAACGATGACAGCTCACCAGATGCATTGAAACACCAATAACCTCATAGCCCTGTTCCTTCATGAGATAAGCAGCAACAGAACTATCAACACCTCCCGACATGGCGACGAGAGCTTTTTTCTCTTTCACACTCATACGTTATCCTGAAAAAAGGAGAACGAGATCATAGCGCGTAATGATTTCAAATCCTCCACCCTCTTTTTGAACCATGACCGCAGGACGTTCTCGTGAAAGTTTTTTTACAAGTTCATCGATTTTGAGAGATGGATTCACAAAAGGAAAAGGTTCGTCCATAACCGTGCGGACCGGATCTGATTGACACGTTGGTTTTTTCAGAACCGCACTCAAAATATTTGAATCAATAAGACTCCCGACAACTTCTCCACGTTCAATCACGGGAAGCTGAGAAATATTATGTTCATTCATGATCTCGATGGCTTTGGAGAGAAGTTCTTCAGGAGAAACTGAAATGAGCCGACGTGTTTTCTTCTTTTTGTTTAAAAGTTCTTGAAGAGTCGTATGCGTCTCTTCCACAAAACCGTGAGCTTTCATCCAGGTATCATTGAAAATTTTTCCCAAATAACGAGAACCGTGATCGGGAAGAAGCGCCACCACGATATCATCTTTCTTGAGCTTCTTCGCAATGCGGAGAGCACCCACTACCGCAGCTCCCGATGATCCGCCAACCAAGATCCCTTCCCGACGAGCAAGCTCGCGCGCCATCAAAAAAGCATCTTTGTCCGTCACTTTTTCTACCTGATCCACGAGTCCAAAATCGGAATTTTCAGGAAGAATATCTTCTCCAATACCTTCAATGAGATAAGGATAAATTTCCGCTTCATCAAATTTTCCTGTCTCTTTATATTTTTGAAAGACCGATCCATACGTATCGATACCGATCGCTTGAATTTTCGGATTTTTTTCTTTCAAGTAACGAGAGATACCTGTCATCGTCCCGCAGGTCCCCATTCCACATACAAAATGAGTTAATTTCCCATCGCTCTGTTCCCAAAGTTCTGGGCCAGTCGTTTCATAATGAGCCCATTGATTTGAAGGATTATCGTATTGATTTGGATGATAGGAGTTTGGAATTTCACGACTAAGTCGCTTTGCAACTGAGTAGTAAGAGCGCGGATCTTCTGGTGCTACATTGGTCGGGCAGACAATCACTTCAGCGCCAAAGGCTCGAAGCGCATCGACCTTTTCTGAACTCTGTTTATCAGAAATCGTAAAAATACAACGATATCCTTTAATAGCGCCGATAATCGCAAGTCCAATACCGGTGTTTCCGCTTGTGGCTTCAATAATGGTTCCACCAGGCTTGAGCTTCCCTTCTCTTTCAGCATCCTGAACCATCTTCAGCGCAATGCGATCTTTAACGGAGTTTCCGGGATTAAAATATTCAAGTTTCGCATAGACGCGCGCTTTCA carries:
- a CDS encoding cystathionine beta-synthase, with the protein product MFYESLAEVIGNTPLVRLHTVALGVKARVYAKLEYFNPGNSVKDRIALKMVQDAEREGKLKPGGTIIEATSGNTGIGLAIIGAIKGYRCIFTISDKQSSEKVDALRAFGAEVIVCPTNVAPEDPRSYYSVAKRLSREIPNSYHPNQYDNPSNQWAHYETTGPELWEQSDGKLTHFVCGMGTCGTMTGISRYLKEKNPKIQAIGIDTYGSVFQKYKETGKFDEAEIYPYLIEGIGEDILPENSDFGLVDQVEKVTDKDAFLMARELARREGILVGGSSGAAVVGALRIAKKLKKDDIVVALLPDHGSRYLGKIFNDTWMKAHGFVEETHTTLQELLNKKKKTRRLISVSPEELLSKAIEIMNEHNISQLPVIERGEVVGSLIDSNILSAVLKKPTCQSDPVRTVMDEPFPFVNPSLKIDELVKKLSRERPAVMVQKEGGGFEIITRYDLVLLFSG
- a CDS encoding tRNA 2-thiouridine(34) synthase MnmA — its product is MSVKEKKALVAMSGGVDSSVAAYLMKEQGYEVIGVSMHLVSCHRSTGKSCCSASDRSDARDVCTTLGIPHYTLDYRREFQQKVIQPFIASYARGRTPIPCTSCNAELKFSAFFEDMRARDAKVIATGHYARVSLDRSGAYRLFRGSDDAKDQSYYLFQLTQDELKHLAFPLGDLTKQDVRRIAREQGFITQDKPESQEICFVPDDDYVAFVEQNGAHLLQGEGNFVDLQGNILGKHAGIHAYTVGQRRGLGISRGERMFVVEIRAQQNEVVLGTKSNVMRREMEVRGLHWVCWQKEKQMGEEQYFERPVHVRIRSQHPPAKAFITPTGERSISVRFEDPQCAITPGQAAVIYDGDEVLGGGWIQ